From Penaeus vannamei isolate JL-2024 chromosome 12, ASM4276789v1, whole genome shotgun sequence, the proteins below share one genomic window:
- the LOC113829779 gene encoding uncharacterized protein, whose amino-acid sequence MKTLAIAVALVAFVGVSVSGDPEADAEPSRYGGGFGGHGVVSYRPAYNSYGYGRWKRSAEAEPVAEAEADPEADPSRFGYGHGGFGHVSFRPVFSSYGYGRWKRSAEPVAEAEAEPEADPSRFGYGHGGFSHVSFQPVYSSYGYGRWKRSAEAEPGFSFGHGFGGHGRFGGYRGYGGLGGSFGGHGRFYG is encoded by the exons ATGAAGACTTTG GCCATCGCTGTCGCCCTCGTGGCGTTTGTAGGAGTCAGTGTGAGCGGAGATCCTGAAGCTGATGCTGAGCCCAGCCGCTATGGAGGCGGCTTTGGAGGCCATGGGGTGGTGTCCTACAGACCCGCGTACAACAGCTACGGCTACGGACGCTGGAAGAGGAGTGCTGAGGCTGAGCCTGTAGCTGAGGCTGAGGCTGATCCCGAGGCCGATCCTTCCCGCTTCGGATACGGGCATGGCGGCTTTGGTCACGTGTCCTTCAGGCCCGTGTTCAGCAGCTATGGCTACGGACGCTGGAAGAGGAGTGCTGAGCCTGTagctgaggctgaggctgagccCGAGGCCGATCCTTCCCGCTTCGGATACGGGCATGGCGGCTTTAGTCACGTGTCCTTCCAACCCGTATACAGCAGCTATGGCTACGGACGCTGGAAGAGGAGTGCTGAGGCTGAGCCCGGATTCAGCTTCGGTCACGGCTTCGGAGGTCACGGCCGCTTCGGAGGCTACAGGGGCTATGGAGGCCTTGGCGGAAGCTTTGGTGGACATGGGCGTTTCTACGGCTGA
- the LOC113829777 gene encoding shematrin-like protein 1 yields the protein MKTLAIAVALVAFVGVSVSGDPEADAEPSRYGGGFGGHGVVFYRPMYSSYGYGRWKRSAEAEPVAEADPEADPSRFGYGHGGFGHVSFRPVYSSYGYGRWKRSAEAEPVAEAEADPEADPSRFGYGHGGFSHVSFQPVYSSYGYGRWKRSAEAEPGFSFGHGFGGHGRFGGYRGYGGHGGSFGGHGRFYG from the exons ATGAAGACTTTG GCCATCGCTGTCGCCCTCGTGGCGTTTGTAGGAGTCAGTGTGAGCGGAGATCCTGAAGCTGATGCTGAGCCCAGCCGCTATGGAGGCGGCTTTGGAGGCCATGGGGTGGTGTTCTACAGACCCATGTACAGCAGCTACGGCTACGGACGCTGGAAGAGGAGTGCTGAGGCTGAGCCTGTAGCTGAGGCTGATCCCGAGGCCGATCCTTCCCGCTTCGGATACGGGCATGGCGGCTTTGGTCACGTGTCCTTCAGGCCCGTGTACAGCAGCTATGGCTACGGACGCTGGAAGAGGAGTGCTGAGGCTGAGCCTGTAGCTGAGGCTGAGGCTGATCCCGAGGCCGATCCTTCCCGCTTCGGATACGGGCATGGCGGCTTTAGTCACGTGTCCTTCCAACCCGTATACAGCAGCTATGGCTACGGACGCTGGAAGAGGAGTGCTGAGGCTGAGCCCGGATTCAGCTTCGGTCACGGCTTCGGAGGTCACGGCCGCTTCGGAGGCTACAGGGGCTATGGAGGCCACGGCGGAAGCTTTGGTGGACATGGGCGTTTCTACGGCTGA
- the LOC138863573 gene encoding uncharacterized protein — translation MGRSKLAPRLANEPAPNNPAVGVASSRPLYKETPPSHRQSRRRFPVDMKTLAIAVALVAFVGVSVSGDPEADAEPSRYGGGFGGHGVVSYRPVYNSYGYGRWKRSAEPVAEAEADPEADPSRFGYGYGGFSHVSFRPVFSSYGYGRWKRSAEPVAEAEPEADPSRFGYGHGGFSHVSFRPVYHNYGYGRWKRSAEAVAEAEAEPEADPSRFGYGHGGFSHVSFQPVYSSYGYGRWKRSAEAEPGFSFGHGFGGHGRFGGYRGYGGHGGSFGGHGRFYG, via the exons ATGGGGCGGAGCAAGCTGGcaccacgtttagccaatgagcCTGCCCC AAATAACCCGGCAGTGGGCGTGGCTTCGTCTCGGCCACTATATAAGGAGACGCCGCCGAGTCATCGGCAGAGCCGCCGGAGATTCCCTGTGGATATGAAGACTTTG GCCATCGCTGTCGCCCTCGTGGCGTTTGTAGGAGTCAGTGTGAGCGGAGATCCTGAAGCTGATGCTGAGCCCAGCCGCTATGGAGGCGGCTTTGGAGGCCATGGGGTAGTGTCCTACAGACCCGTGTACAATAGCTACGGCTACGGACGCTGGAAGAGGAGTGCTGAGCCTGTAGCTGAGGCTGAGGCTGATCCCGAAGCCGATCCTTCCCGCTTCGGATACGGGTATGGTGGCTTTAGTCACGTGTCCTTCAGGCCCGTGTTCAGCAGCTACGGCTACGGACGCTGGAAGAGGAGTGCTGAACCTGTAGCTGAGGCTGAGCCCGAGGCCGATCCTTCCCGCTTCGGATACGGGCATGGCGGCTTTAGTCACGTGTCCTTCAGGCCCGTGTACCACAACTATGGCTACGGACGCTGGAAGAGGAGTGCTGAGGCTGTagctgaggctgaggctgagccCGAGGCCGATCCTTCCCGCTTCGGATACGGGCATGGCGGCTTTAGTCACGTGTCCTTCCAACCCGTATACAGCAGCTATGGCTACGGACGCTGGAAGAGGAGTGCTGAGGCTGAGCCCGGATTCAGCTTCGGTCACGGCTTCGGAGGTCACGGCCGCTTCGGAGGCTACAGGGGCTATGGAGGCCACGGCGGAAGCTTTGGTGGCCATGGGCGTTTCTACGGCTGA
- the LOC138863610 gene encoding uncharacterized protein translates to MKTLAIAVALVAFVGVSVSGDPEADAEPSRYGGGFGGHGVVSYRPMYSSYGYGRWKRSAEPVAEAEADPEADPSRFGYGHGGFSHVSFQPVYSSYGYGRWKRSAEAEPVAEAEADPEADPSRFGYGHGGFSHVSFQPVYSSYGYGRWKRSAEAEPGFSFGHGFGGHGRFGGYRGYGGHGGSFGGHGRFYG, encoded by the exons ATGAAGACTTTG GCCATCGCTGTCGCCCTCGTGGCGTTTGTAGGAGTCAGTGTGAGCGGAGATCCTGAAGCTGATGCTGAGCCCAGCCGCTATGGAGGCGGCTTTGGAGGCCATGGGGTGGTGTCCTACAGACCCATGTACAGCAGCTACGGCTACGGACGCTGGAAGAGGAGTGCTGAGCCTGTAGCTGAGGCTGAGGCTGATCCCGAGGCCGATCCTTCCCGCTTCGGATACGGGCATGGCGGCTTTAGTCACGTGTCCTTCCAACCCGTATACAGCAGCTATGGCTACGGACGCTGGAAGAGGAGTGCTGAGGCTGAGCCTGTAGCTGAGGCTGAGGCTGATCCCGAGGCCGATCCTTCCCGCTTCGGATACGGGCATGGCGGCTTTAGTCACGTGTCCTTCCAACCCGTATACAGCAGCTATGGCTACGGACGCTGGAAGAGGAGTGCTGAGGCTGAGCCCGGATTCAGCTTCGGTCACGGCTTCGGAGGTCACGGCCGCTTCGGAGGCTACAGGGGCTATGGAGGCCACGGCGGAAGCTTTGGTGGACATGGGCGTTTCTACGGCTGA
- the LOC113829776 gene encoding uncharacterized protein yields MKTLAIAVALVAFVGVSVSGDPEADAEPSRYGGGFGGYGVVSYRPVYNSYGYGRWKRSAEPVAEAEAEPEADPSRFGYGYGGFSHVSFRPVYSSYGYGRWKRSAEPVAEAEAEPEADPSRFGYGYGVFSHVSFQPVYSSYGYGRWKRSAEAEPGFSFGHGFGGHGRFGGYRGYGGHGGSFGGHGRFYG; encoded by the exons ATGAAGACTTTG GCCATCGCTGTCGCCCTCGTGGCGTTTGTAGGAGTCAGTGTGAGCGGAGATCCTGAAGCTGATGCTGAGCCCAGCCGATATGGAGGCGGCTTTGGAGGCTATGGGGTGGTGTCCTACAGACCCGTGTACAATAGCTATGGCTACGGACGCTGGAAGAGGAGTGCTGAGCCTGTagctgaggctgaggctgagccCGAAGCCGATCCTTCCCGCTTCGGATACGGGTATGGCGGCTTTAGTCACGTGTCCTTCAGGCCCGTGTACAGCAGCTATGGCTACGGACGCTGGAAGAGGAGTGCTGAGCCTGTagctgaggctgaggctgagccCGAGGCCGATCCTTCCCGCTTCGGATACGGGTATGGCGTCTTTAGTCACGTGTCCTTCCAACCCGTATACAGCAGCTATGGCTACGGACGCTGGAAGAGGAGTGCTGAGGCTGAGCCCGGATTCAGCTTCGGTCACGGCTTCGGAGGTCACGGCCGCTTCGGAGGCTACAGGGGCTATGGAGGCCACGGCGGAAGCTTTGGTGGACATGGGCGTTTCTACGGCTGA
- the LOC138859131 gene encoding uncharacterized protein: MKTMAIAVALVAFVGVSVSGDPEADAEPSRYGGGFGGHGVVSYRPVYNSYGYGRWKRSAEPVAEAEADPEADPSRFGYGHGGFSHVSFQPVYSSYGYGRWKRSAEAEPVAEADPEADPSRFGYGHGGFSHVSFQPVYSSYGYGRWKRSAEAEPGFSFGHGFGGHGRFGGYRGYGGHGGSFGGHGRFYG, encoded by the exons ATGAAGACTATG GCCATCGCTGTCGCCCTCGTGGCGTTTGTAGGAGTCAGTGTGAGCGGAGATCCTGAAGCTGATGCTGAGCCCAGCCGCTATGGAGGCGGCTTTGGAGGCCATGGGGTGGTGTCCTACAGACCCGTGTACAATAGCTACGGCTACGGACGCTGGAAGAGGAGTGCTGAGCCTGTAGCTGAGGCTGAGGCTGATCCCGAAGCCGATCCTTCCCGCTTCGGATACGGGCATGGCGGCTTTAGTCACGTGTCCTTCCAACCCGTATACAGCAGCTATGGCTACGGACGCTGGAAGAGGAGTGCTGAGGCTGAGCCTGTAGCTGAGGCTGATCCCGAGGCCGATCCTTCCCGCTTCGGATACGGGCATGGCGGCTTTAGTCACGTGTCCTTCCAACCCGTATACAGCAGCTATGGCTACGGACGCTGGAAGAGGAGTGCTGAGGCTGAGCCCGGATTCAGCTTCGGTCACGGCTTCGGAGGTCACGGCCGCTTCGGAGGCTACAGGGGCTATGGAGGCCACGGCGGAAGCTTTGGTGGACATGGGCGTTTCTACGGCTGA
- the LOC138863651 gene encoding uncharacterized protein — MRTLAIAVALVAFVGVSVSGDPEADAEPSRYGGGFGGHGVVSYRPAYNSYGYGRWKRSAEAEPVAEAEADPEADPSRFGYGHGGFSHVSFQPVYSSYGYGRWKRSAEAEPVAEAEADPEADPSRFGYGHGGFSHVSFQPVYSSYGYGRWKRSAEPVAEAEAEPEADPSRFGYGHGGFSHVSFQPVYSSYGYGRWKRSAEAEPGFSFGHGFGGHGRFGGYRGYGGHGGSFGGHGRFYG; from the exons ATGAGGACCCTG GCCATCGCTGTCGCCCTCGTGGCGTTTGTAGGAGTCAGTGTGAGCGGAGATCCTGAAGCTGATGCTGAGCCCAGCCGCTATGGAGGCGGCTTTGGAGGCCATGGGGTGGTGTCCTACAGACCCGCGTACAACAGCTATGGCTACGGACGCTGGAAGAGGAGTGCTGAGGCTGAGCCTGTAGCTGAGGCTGAGGCTGATCCCGAGGCCGATCCTTCCCGCTTCGGATACGGGCATGGCGGCTTTAGTCACGTGTCCTTCCAACCCGTATACAGCAGCTATGGCTACGGACGCTGGAAGAGGAGTGCTGAGGCTGAGCCTGTAGCTGAGGCTGAGGCTGATCCCGAGGCCGATCCTTCCCGCTTCGGATACGGGCATGGCGGCTTTAGTCACGTGTCCTTCCAACCCGTATACAGCAGCTATGGCTACGGACGCTGGAAGAGGAGTGCTGAGCCTGTagctgaggctgaggctgagccCGAGGCCGATCCTTCCCGCTTCGGATACGGGCATGGCGGCTTTAGTCACGTGTCCTTCCAACCCGTATACAGCAGCTATGGCTACGGACGCTGGAAGAGGAGTGCTGAGGCTGAGCCCGGATTCAGCTTCGGTCACGGCTTCGGAGGTCACGGCCGCTTCGGAGGCTACAGGGGCTATGGAGGCCACGGCGGAAGCTTTGGTGGACATGGGCGTTTCTACGGCTGA